The following coding sequences are from one Fibrobacter sp. window:
- the cysK gene encoding cysteine synthase A, protein MSKIYTSADQLIGHTPLLELTHVEEGLGATILAKLEYFNPAGSVKDRIAKAMLDDAEKSGKLKKGAVIIEPTSGNTGIGLASVAAARGYRIIIVMPETMSVERRQLMKAYGAELVLTEGAKGMKGAIAKADELAKEIPNSFIPGQFVNPANPAAHKATTGPEIWEDTDGKVDIFVAGVGTGATVSGVGEYLKEKNPNVKVVAVEPASSPVLSKGVAGSHKIQGIGAGFVPDTLNTKVYDEIIAVENEAAFEAGREIGKKEGVLVGISSGAALWAAKELAKRPENKGKTIVALLPDTGDRYLSTALFAE, encoded by the coding sequence ATGTCTAAAATCTATACCTCTGCCGACCAGCTCATTGGTCACACCCCGCTCCTCGAACTCACTCACGTCGAAGAAGGTCTCGGCGCCACTATCCTCGCGAAGCTCGAGTACTTCAACCCCGCCGGTTCCGTGAAGGACCGTATCGCGAAGGCGATGCTTGACGATGCCGAAAAGAGCGGCAAGCTCAAGAAGGGCGCTGTCATCATCGAACCGACTTCGGGTAACACCGGTATCGGCCTCGCTTCCGTCGCCGCCGCCCGCGGTTACCGCATCATCATCGTGATGCCCGAAACCATGAGCGTGGAACGCCGCCAGCTGATGAAGGCCTACGGTGCCGAACTCGTGCTCACCGAAGGTGCGAAGGGCATGAAGGGCGCTATCGCCAAGGCCGATGAACTCGCGAAGGAAATTCCGAACAGCTTCATTCCGGGCCAGTTCGTGAACCCTGCCAACCCGGCTGCCCACAAGGCTACCACGGGTCCCGAAATCTGGGAAGACACTGACGGCAAGGTGGACATCTTCGTGGCCGGTGTCGGTACGGGTGCTACGGTTTCTGGCGTGGGCGAATACCTCAAGGAAAAGAACCCGAACGTGAAGGTTGTCGCCGTTGAACCGGCCAGCTCTCCGGTGCTCTCCAAGGGCGTTGCTGGTTCCCACAAGATCCAGGGTATCGGTGCGGGCTTTGTTCCCGACACGCTGAACACCAAGGTCTACGACGAGATCATCGCTGTCGAAAATGAGGCTGCTTTTGAAGCCGGCCGCGAAATCGGCAAAAAAGAAGGCGTGCTCGTGGGTATTTCTTCCGGCGCCGCTCTCTGGGCCGCGAAGGAACTCGCCAAGCGTCCGGAAAACAAGGGCAAGACCATCGTCGCGCTTCTCCCGGATACCGGCGACCGCTACCTCTCTACGGCTCTGTTTGCCGAATAA